The genomic interval AGGTATTGGAGGAAGGATTAAAACAGTACCGGACCGAGCGGAACCTCTGAACGGAATCGTTTAGATCTAAGAGGCTGTTCCCGGCTTCACCCGAAACGACTCTTCGATCTCCCGGACCTTCATTTCGAGATCAGTCGGCCCATTGTCACGTTGAAAAGACAGGTGCAGCGTCGCCTCCAATGCTTTTGTCAGGGGGACGATAAGGTCATGGCTGTTCAGTCTGGGATGGACTTCAGATACCGTCGAAACGCTGGCATGGAAGGGGAATTTTGTAACGCCCCGCTGCAGACGTTCGTCAAATCCGACCAGGATGCTCCCATGCTGGAGGAAAGCACCCTGACGGACCGCCATGGCCGAACCGACGATCTTTCGTCCGTCCACCGCGATTTCTCCCGGGCTGGGAAGCGTGAAACAGGGGGAAGGGATCCTGGGCGAATGAGGTTGGACTTCACCAGTCTCCCACAGCGTCGCCGGGATCTTCATATCCTGAAATCCCCGCACAAGAGCCCGGCAGATCAGAGTGTAAGCATCCTGAAATCGACGCGGAAAGGGATCCTGTCCCAGGATTCCCGTCAGGCAATAGGTGAGCTCTCTATGGTGAAGAACCCCCCGTCCGCCCGTTGGACGTCGTACGACATCGATCCCTTCCTTTGAACAGAAATCCCAGTCCACCGTTTCATCGGCCTGCTGCGCATGCCCCAGGGATAAAGCCGGAGGATTCCAGGTATAGAACCGGAGTACGGGCCGCCCGCTTTCCCGCGTGAATTCACGGAGAACAACATCCCAGGCCATGTTTCGATGGCCGGGAAGCGGGTGATCGTGGATCAGAAAATATCCAGGATGATGTGACAAATAAAGATGGGCAGAAAGGTAAGGATCAGCCCTTGTGGTGTTTTCCCGAAGATTTGGAGTCCTTGTTCGGCTCTTTCTCTTCGGCCGGTTTTTCCTCCGCCGGTTCTTTCTCTAAAGGGCGATCTTTTTCGGCAGTTTTGGGCTTGTCCTCTTTCTTGTCGGTTACTTTCATATCCACGGAACCTCGAAAGAGAGCGCCTTCGGCGATGATGACCTGGGGAGAGCGGATGTCACCCTCCAGCACACCCTGGGGCTTCAGCTCGACAGCGTCTACGGCTTCCATCTTTCCTTTGACTTTGCCGGAAATAACGATGCGGCGGGCTTTGATCCCCGCTTTGACTTCTCCGCCCTCTTCCACAAAGACGGTAGCATCGGACAGGACTTCCCCCTGAAACGAGCCCGTGATCGTCAGATCATCACGGGTCGACAGCGTTCCTTCAACATGGGTCTGGGGCCCGATATGGGCTCCCGATTTTGCAGTCAGTTTTGCCGCCGGCTGTGGAGACTGGTTGGGGGTCAGCCGCTGGGGCACGGGTTCTTTTGTTTCTTTGCCGAAAAGGCCCATAGTTGATCTCCCGGAAAGAATATGGAGCGGGCAACGGGAATCGAACCCGCGACTCTGAGCTTGGGAAGCTCATACTCTACCAGCTGAGTTATGCCCGCGTCAGAGTTACTATAGTATGGCAGGTGGGACCTGTCAACACTCCGGAAGCCGGAAAAGATCTTCTTGCCTTCCGGTTGACTTTCTGGCATTCTAGGTGGGGAGGCGCTATGGAAACGTTGTTAAAGAAGATTGAAGGATACCTGAAGGATTTCATCGGAGACAGCATCGCGTACGATGCGGAAGAAGAAGCCTATGTTGTCTTCTATGGTTCCACGGTTGTAAAAATATCCCCTCTGCCGTTTGGCGATGAAAAGCTTGTGGAGATCATGGCCTTCGTAGTCCAGGATGTCAATCCGACCCAGGACTTAATGGAACATCTTCTCTTTCTGAATTACAAGATTCCCGTGGGAGCGTTCAGCCTTGTCGGGAGAGATATCTTTTACTCCCACGCCGTACTGGCACGTCAGCTTACTCCGGACGTCCTGAAAGTTTCCATGTCCGTCGTTGCATCCGTCGCCGATGAAGAAGACGACTATATTGTCCTGAAATACGGTGGCAAGCGGGCCATCGAGAAAGTGGCACAACCAAAAGAATCCCGCCATAACTAATGGACCGACAGCTGAACTATCTCCGGGCGGCAGCCACTGTAACGGACGCCCTGCTTCTCCTGGTCGTGGCCCTGGCCTTCGGATATCTTCTTACCCTGCTCTTTCAGGCGGTAGCACCCGCCAGTACGACAGTCACCTATGTATTCTGGAGAATCTGGCTCGGTATTGCCGTCGTAACC from Thermoanaerobaculia bacterium carries:
- a CDS encoding lipoate--protein ligase family protein, translated to MSHHPGYFLIHDHPLPGHRNMAWDVVLREFTRESGRPVLRFYTWNPPALSLGHAQQADETVDWDFCSKEGIDVVRRPTGGRGVLHHRELTYCLTGILGQDPFPRRFQDAYTLICRALVRGFQDMKIPATLWETGEVQPHSPRIPSPCFTLPSPGEIAVDGRKIVGSAMAVRQGAFLQHGSILVGFDERLQRGVTKFPFHASVSTVSEVHPRLNSHDLIVPLTKALEATLHLSFQRDNGPTDLEMKVREIEESFRVKPGTAS
- a CDS encoding polymer-forming cytoskeletal protein — its product is MGLFGKETKEPVPQRLTPNQSPQPAAKLTAKSGAHIGPQTHVEGTLSTRDDLTITGSFQGEVLSDATVFVEEGGEVKAGIKARRIVISGKVKGKMEAVDAVELKPQGVLEGDIRSPQVIIAEGALFRGSVDMKVTDKKEDKPKTAEKDRPLEKEPAEEKPAEEKEPNKDSKSSGKHHKG